Proteins encoded in a region of the Pelmatolapia mariae isolate MD_Pm_ZW linkage group LG16_19, Pm_UMD_F_2, whole genome shotgun sequence genome:
- the gpr183a gene encoding G-protein coupled receptor 183-A, giving the protein MGSAAPTTTFNSTSNCTTLYAHREYAKILMPLFYSLVFFVGLFGNCLALHVIRPNLKKINSTTLYSLNLVISDILFTLSLPLRIIYYALGFHWPLGEALCKISGLIFYINTYAGVNFMTCLSVDRFIAVVLPLRFAWLRKVSNVRYICVGVWLLVLGQTLPLLNMDMCHSEPDGYITCMEYPNLDKVPHIATILIGAVGMGYVIPVVTILVCYSVLCSKLHLTAKNNHLTEKSGRSRKAIGVICCVSVVFIVCFSPYHIDLLQYMIRKLVSEPDCSQLTAFQVSLHITVCLMNLNSCLDPFIYFFACKGYKRKLLKILKVHVSMSFSSAVRMSPEGSSKDFLDGNKIQLKSSVTGTVTERRSHYHD; this is encoded by the coding sequence ATGGGTTCTGCCGCCCCAACCACAACCTTCAACAGTACCTCTAACTGTACCACCCTGTATGCTCATCGGGAGTATGCCAAAATCCTCATGCCTCTTTTCTACAGCCTTGTGTTCTTTGTGGGACTGTTTGGTAACTGCCTGGCCCTCCATGTAATCCGTCCCAATCTGAAGAAGATAAACTCCACTACCTTGTACTCTCTCAACCTGGTCATATCCGACATCCTCTTCACCCTCTCTCTGCCTTTGAGGATCATCTACTATGCTTTGGGTTTCCACTGGCCACTAGGAGAAGCTCTGTGCAAGATCTCAGGCCTTATCTTCTATATCAACACCTATGCGGGAGTCAACTTCATGACCTGTCTCAGTGTGGACCGCTTCATCGCCGTGGTCTTGCCTCTGCGTTTTGCCTGGCTCAGGAAAGTCAGTAACGTGCGCTACATTTGTGTTGGCGTGTGGCTGCTGGTCCTGGGTCAGACACTCCCACTGCTTAACATGGACATGTGCCACAGTGAACCTGATGGCTACATCACCTGCATGGAATACCCCAACCTTGATAAAGTTCCACATATTGCCACTATACTGATTGGTGCTGTTGGCATGGGTTATGTTATCCCTGTCGTCACCATCCTGGTGTGTTATTCTGTCTTATGCTCCAAGCTTCACTTAACAGCCAAGAACAACCATTTAACAGAAAAGTCCGGCAGGAGTCGCAAGGCCATCGGAGTGATCTGCTGCGTGTCCGTGGTGTTTATCGTGTGCTTCAGCCCCTACCACATTGACCTCCTGCAGTACATGATCCGCAAGCTGGTGTCGGAACCCGACTGCAGTCAGCTCACAGCCTTTCAGGTGTCACTGCACATCACCGTATGTCTGATGAACCTCAACTCCTGCTTGGACCCGTTTATCTATTTCTTTGCCTGTAAGGGCTACAAAAGAAAACTCCTGAAAATCCTGAAGGTGCACGTTAGCATGTCTTTCTCCAGCGCAGTGAGAATGTCTCCTGAAGGTTCCTCCAAGGATTTCCTCGACGGTAACAAGATCCAGCTAAAAAGCTCAGTTACGGGAACAGTCACAGAACGAAGATCCCACTATCACGACTGA